GAGCTTAAGGGTACTGGGGCAGCTTCTGTGCCTATAACAGAAAACGAAAAGGTTATTACACGCATCGAAAAACAAGGCTATGTTACATGGATTGGAACATTCTCAAATTTAAAAGGAAAACAATTTCAATATAAAAACAATATTATTCTAGATAAAGACCAAGCCTTTGACGCTTCTATTCAATCGGATATGGCTAACGTTGATTTTTCTCAAGTTGTTAATAAAAAATTAACCGAAGGACAAGCTTGGAAGTTAGTTAATAATATTGTTACTAATTATTTTGATGAAGTTGAAATATCCGACAAAGCCACTGGCTATCTTAAGACCAACTGGGTTGTTACCCCTTTTAATAGCGGGAAAGTCCGGACTAGGATCATAGTTAAGGGCGGTAGCGACGAACCTTTGACTTATAAAATTAAACTTGTAAGCGAACAAACAAATGATCCAAATGCCAGCGTAAAAGAAGATGAAAAATTCAAAACATGGGATAGGGTTTTAAAAAAGTATCGTGATGTAATTCAAGAATTCCAAACACGGCTAAAATAAGGCAAACAAATGAAAAATATTATAACGAAGGATGAATACTGCAAAATAAGCTCAAAAAGGGGATTACCATTTAGGTGCCCCGTTTTGAATAACTGTATGCGAAGGGCAAATACAATATTGTTTTTTAGCTATTATGATAAAATTGGAATTAAAGACCCTATCGCTTATTTAATATCAGCGGGGGAACTGACCAACGATTTTAGAAACAATTATTTACCCGAAACATGCGAAGCATCATCTTGTTCAAAAAGTAAAGATGTTTTTTATTTTAATAATGTTTGCCCCGAAGTAAATTTGTTTGATGACACACATGCACCACCATTCGCTCAAGGCATAGCCTGTATCTCTGGTTCACACATAGATAGAACAACCAAGCTTAATAAATTTAGGCATTACTCTGAATGTCCCGAATATTGTGCAAATCAAAATATTAGATAGTTACCTATTATCAGTAAAAAAGGGCTGCTTTTCAGCAGCCCTTTTTAATTTTCAAGCGGTCACTCCACCGCCGGCGTTTCCGGATGCATCACCAGGGCCGGGGCCGCCGGCTCGATCACCCTCATGCCCTTCCACCTGCCGCCCAAAAAGCGGAAATAGAAGGCCAAACCCAGGGCCACCACATAGACCGAAGCGATGGTCCAGGAAACGTATATCCCGGCCTTCATCACCACGATGGCCAGATAGCTGGGGATCGACAGCAGCCCCAGGGACAGGGCCAGCACCATGTACATCACGAACTTGGTGTCGCCGGCTCCTTTGATGGCCGAGGAGAAGATGATGTTGAACCCGTCGAACAGGGAATAGATCGCTACGAACCGCAATAGGATAATTGTGGTCCGTCGGATGTTTTCAAACCGGGCCGGATCGGCCTTGGCGGCGAAGGGCATCAAAAAAAGATCGGGCCAGAAGAAATACAGCAGGGCCACCGCCGCCATGTAGATGAAGGTCAGGTGGAAGGCCGAGTAGACGCTGCGGCTGGCGGTTTTGGGGTCTTCCCCGCCCAGATACTGGCCCACCAGCACCGAGGTGGCGATCCCGAACCCGATCATGGGCATGAAGGCCAGGGTGTTGACGTTGAAGGCGATGTTGGAGGCCGCCAGGTTGTCGCTGCCCAGCCGTCCCACCAGCAGGATGAAAAAGGTGAACCCGGCCATGTCCACGAAGAACTGGATGCCGTTGGGAAACCCGAATTTCAGCAGGGACCCGAACCGGGTCTTGTCGAACCTCCATCCGCCCAGGGTGTTGTAGATCCGGTTATACTTGGGCCGGAAGATCAGCGCTGCATAGGCCGCCACCGAGAACACCGCCGAAAATACCGTGGCCCAGGCCGCCCCGGCCATCCCCATCTCGGGGAATCCGCCGTGTCCGAAGATCATCAGGTAGTCGAAGACGATGTTGATGGCGGTGGCGGCGATGTTGACCCACATCACCGGCACGGTCTTTCCCAGGCCGGAATAGAAGCCCGACAGGGCCGAGGCGGCCAGGGCCGGCAGGGCCCCGGCGCACAGGATGGCAAAATATACCGCCTCGTTCTTCTGCACCAGCGGTT
The nucleotide sequence above comes from Candidatus Edwardsbacteria bacterium RifOxyA12_full_54_48. Encoded proteins:
- a CDS encoding MATE family efflux transporter produces the protein MALPLIMSTASWSVQHFVDRMFLTWYSPEAIAAAMPAGMLNFALMCIFLGTAGYVSTFVAQYYGARQEKQIGPMIWQGIYIAAIGGLLTLLLIPWAGDIFRWVGHEPLVQKNEAVYFAILCAGALPALAASALSGFYSGLGKTVPVMWVNIAATAINIVFDYLMIFGHGGFPEMGMAGAAWATVFSAVFSVAAYAALIFRPKYNRIYNTLGGWRFDKTRFGSLLKFGFPNGIQFFVDMAGFTFFILLVGRLGSDNLAASNIAFNVNTLAFMPMIGFGIATSVLVGQYLGGEDPKTASRSVYSAFHLTFIYMAAVALLYFFWPDLFLMPFAAKADPARFENIRRTTIILLRFVAIYSLFDGFNIIFSSAIKGAGDTKFVMYMVLALSLGLLSIPSYLAIVVMKAGIYVSWTIASVYVVALGLAFYFRFLGGRWKGMRVIEPAAPALVMHPETPAVE